From the genome of Nasonia vitripennis strain AsymCx chromosome 1, Nvit_psr_1.1, whole genome shotgun sequence, one region includes:
- the LOC100115941 gene encoding D-2-hydroxyglutarate dehydrogenase, mitochondrial yields the protein MMQAARRAAQTVGSRTKWLSLSGSRLASQKTQPELTAVRYKVERGPYAVIGDAHASFFNGLLGPERVITEPDECDSYNIDWLRIVKGSSRVVLKPKSTEEVSAILRYCNEQRLAVCPQSGNTGLVGGSVPVFDEVVISMRLMNQIISTDELAGVLVCEAGCVLQSLEEHLTRVGMMMPIDLGAKGSCLIGGNVSTNAGGLRLLRYGNLHGNVLGLEAVTANGNVIDCMNTLKKDNTGYHLKHLFIGSEGTLGVVTKVALQCPTLPKAINVAFLGMKNFESVLEIYRLAKSELGEILSSCELIDRISVENSKSALGLRSPLSDEHDFYVLIETAGSHLAHDEEKLETFLTKLMDGGIVDDGTVTSEPSKIKSIWELRERLAESQTKEGYLFKYDISVPLPHFYSLVPVLRERLRDYNVRFVTGFGHLGDGNVHVQVSTPDFDEEVNAKLEPFIFEYTAKLHGSISAEHGIGFKKAKYLHYSKDQSAIDLMKLMKRTMDPNGILNPYKVIC from the exons ATGATGCAGGCCGCGAGAAGGGCGGCGCAGACCGTCGGCAGCAGAACCAAGTGGCTGTCTCTAAGCGGCAGCAGGCTGGCGTCCCAGAAAACACAGCCGGAGCTGACTGCCGTAAGGTACAAAGTCGAGCGCGGGCCCTATGCCGTCATCGGCGACGCCCACGCGTCCTTCTTCAATGGGCTCCTCGGGCCCGAGCGGGTCATCACCGAGCCCGACGAGTGCGACAGCTACAACATCGATTGGCTCAGAATCGTCAAAG GTTCGAGCCGCGTGGTACTGAAGCCCAAGAGCACCGAGGAGGTCTCGGCGATCCTGAGGTACTGCAACGAGCAGCGGCTCGCCGTCTGTCCCCAGAGCGGCAACACCGGCCTCGTGGGCGGCAGCGTGCCCGTCTTCGACGAGGTCGTGATCTCGATGAGGCTCATGAACCAGATCATCAGCACCGATGAATTGGCCG GTGTGTTGGTTTGCGAGGCGGGCTGCGTGCTCCAGAGTCTGGAGGAGCATCTGACCCGCGTGGGCATGATGATGCCGATCGACCTCGGCGCGAAGGGCAGCTGTCTCATCGGCGGCAACGTCTCCACCAACGCCGGGGGACTGCGGCTTCTGCGCTACGGCAATCTCCACGGCAACGTCCTGGGACTCGAGGCT GTCACGGCTAACGGTAACGTGATCGACTGCATGAACACCCTGAAGAAAGACAACACGGGCTACCACCTGAAACACTTGTTCATCGGCTCGGAGGGAACGCTAGGCGTCGTGACGAAGGTGGCCCTGCAGTGTCCGACCTTACCCAAGGCCATAAACGTCGCTTTTTTGG GAATGAAGAACTTTGAAAGCGTGCTGGAGATATACCGACTGGCGAAGAGCGAGTTGGGCGAGATCCTCTCGTCCTGCGAGCTGATCGATCGGATTTCGGTGGAGAACTCGAAATCGGCTCTGGGGTTGCGTAGCCCATTGTCGGACGAACACGATTTCTACGTCCTGATCGAGACGGCAGGCAGTCACTTGGCCCACGATGAGGAGAAGCTCGAGACTTTTCTCACCAAACTCATGGACGGGGGAATCGTCGACGACGGCACCGTCACTTCCGAGCCCAGCAAGATTAAG AGCATCTGGGAGCTGCGCGAGCGCCTAGCCGAGTCGCAGACGAAGGAAGGCTACCTCTTCAAGTACGACATCTCGGTGCCGCTGCCGCACTTCTACTCGCTGGTCCCGGTGCTCCGGGAACGGCTGCGCGACTACAACGTGCGCTTCGTCACAGGCTTCGGACACTTGG GTGACGGCAACGTGCACGTGCAAGTCTCCACCCCCGACTTCGACGAGGAGGTGAACGCGAAGCTCGAGCCGTTTATCTTCGAGTACACGGCGAAGCTGCACGGCAGTATCAGCGCCGAGCACGGCATCGGCTTCAAGAAGGCCAAGTACCTGCACTACAGCAAGGACCAGTCGGCGATCGACCTGATGAAACTCATGAAGAGAACGATGGATCCCAACGGCATTCTAAATCCCTACAAAGTCATCTGCTGA